GAAAATCTAGGTCGTGTATCGCATATTTTCTTCGATAAAACCGGCACGCTTACCGTCAAGCAACCGCAGGTCGTGCGCGTGGAGAAACCGTTCGGAACGAGTTCGCCGTTCAATGAAGACCATATTCTCATGATGGCCGGTGTGGTGGAAAGTTACTCGGTGCACATTCTGTCGAAAGGTATTGCGGCGGCCGGGCGCAAGGCTATGGACGACTTGTATGCGCGATATGCGTCGGGGCAGCGGTTATGCGCTGAGCGTGATTTGCCTGGGCATGGGCGCGACTATCCGGTGGTGAAGAACATTGTGGAGGATTCAGGTAAAGGTGTTTCCGGCGAAGTGAACGGGCACCGGGTGCGTGTGGGGCGTTTTGCGTATGCGACGGCCGACGAATCCGGATTCATGCCGGTGTTGCATATGCCGAATGCAACGTATCACGTGTCCGATTCTCCAGAATCGGACAACCAGACGGGTGAAATGTACGCGAGGATGTCCGATTCTCCAGAAACGGACATCCAAAGGACTGAAATGCGTGCGTATGTGTCCGATTCTCCAGAATCGGACACTCTTGGAACGCGAGGTGGAGTGTCTGGCGAGGGACGGTCCACGGTTGTAGCCCCATCCGTGTCCGTCGCAGCCGCGCAGACTGCATCCGCCCGCAAGCCTGAAACCGTCGGCTCGCTGTTTGCCCCGCTCGCGCCTGACGAAATGGCCGCATACGTGGCGATCGACGGCAAACTGGCCGCCCGCATCGTGCTTCGCGACGTGCCCCGTGCGAATACGAAACGTTCCTTGGCCCGTCTGCATGAGCTCGGCATCAAGGAACTGTCCATGCTTACCGGCGACAAGGCCGCATCCGCCCGCATCATCGCAAACGAGGTCGGTATCGATGACGTGCAATCCGAGCTGTTCCCTGAAGACAAGGTTGCCGCCGTTAAGAACGCCACCGAATCCATGCGTCAAAACCAGTCTATGCCCGCCCGCATCATACAGCGTATAACCGGCGAATCCAAGAATCGCCAAGTTACCATGATGGTCGGCGACGGCGTCAACGATGCCCCCGTACTTGCGGTCGCCGACATTGGCATGGCCATGACCGACGGCACGTCCACTGCGGCTTCCGAATCCGCGCAGGTGGTCATCATGAATGATGACATCGCCTCTGTGCCGCGTGCCATCGCCATCGCACGTCGTACGAAGAACGTGATGCTTCAGGCGGTGTTGATCGGCCTCGGCCTCGCCATCATCGGCATGGTCGCGGCCGCATTCAACTTGATTCCCGTGGTTGTTGGCGCATTCATGCAGGAGGTGATCGACGTGGTCAGCATTCTGTGGGCGCTCACCGTGCTTTTCGACCGCGGCGAATCCGCCTGATTTGCGAGGAGAGGTGTCATGCGCGGCGCTTTGGGGAAGCGTTTACAACGAGCTTGGCGAGATTTCTCCAGCGATCGATACGCGCATCCACTTGCCAAAGTCGACTCTGGTCACGCCTTGCGACAGCAGGAACATGATTTTCGCATACGTGGCTTCCAGCGTCATATCACCGGATCCGATCGCGCCGGCGCGAGCGATCGCATCGCCCGTCTCGTAATGGCCGAGCAGTACTTCCGCCTGCTGGCATTGCGACGCGATCACAACGGGAACGCCGTCATGCAGCACGTCGGCAATTACGTCGGTCAATCCCGGTTCGTCGCTCGGCACATTGCCGACGCCGTACGCGCGCAACAATACCGCTTCCGGACGCGGTGTAAGCATCGCTTCCAATCGCGCTGCGGAAATGCCGGGCGCCATATCAATCACGGCAACATCATGACGGGAGTAAGGTTGAGGTGACGTCCAGCCGTAACCGGCCGAAGCGGCGTCACCCGCATACCAATGCCATGGCGTGCCCGTACGAGCCAGTGGTCCGACGGAAGGCGCCGAAAATCCTTCAAACGCCCAACTCGACGACTTGCTCACGCGATTGCCGGCAAACAGGTGATGTCCAAAAAACAGTCCCACACCGTGGAATCGTCCGCTCATCGCGGCGTTCAGCGCGCCCGTGACATTCGCAGTGGCATCCGATTCGATTTTGCCGAGCGGATGTTGCGAGCCCGTGAAAATCACCGGCTTGCCGAAATCGGCCAATGCGTACGAAAGCGCGGCGCTCGAATAGCTCATCGTGTCGGTGCCATGCAGCACTACGAACGCGTCGGCATCATCGTGATGCGCACGCAAGTCATCAACCATCGTCTGCCAATTGTCGGGCGTCGCGTTCGATGAGTCGATCAGCGGATCAAGTTCGGTGAACGTGAACAGGCTTGCGTCCATGTGCGCGTCCTCCAGCAGGCGGAACAGCCATCCGCGAGTGTCGGCGCCCGGAATCAGACCGTTCGGAGAGTCGATCATGCCGATGGTACCGCCGGTATATGTGATGTGAATGCGCATTGCCACCTTCTTACGATTGCTTGGTACTTGATAAGTACTTGCTTGCGATTGCGGGATGAGTGAATTCCGATATTCCGGATTCCTGCATCCCGCGATTGTGCGACTACTTGCGATTGTACGTGCGTCTGCCGCGCTCATTGCGTGCGATTAATGCAGACGCACATTGTATTCATCTGGATTCAGCAATATCTGGTTGAATCCAGATGGCTTGCGATTTCGACTACTTGCCCGGCACTTCCGTGGTTTCAAGCACGTCAGGCACGTCGTTGCCATTGTTGTCGAGCATTTCGTCCATCAGATCGCCGTTGATGCGGCCACGCATGTAGAACCAGCCTGCAACCATGGCGATGACCACCACTACGAACATGGCGAGCGTCCAACGGCCGGCGGCGCTGGTGAGATTCGACAGCACGACAACTGCGAAGAAGATAAGCGAAATGTAATTCGTGTATGGAGCGCCCGGCATGTGGTAGTCGGGGCGAATCTCCTCACCGGTCTTCACCTTCTTCAAGAACGCAAGATGTGTGACGAGAATAGCCGCCCATGTTCCGGCAATGCCGATGCCGGCCAGATTCATGACGATCTCAAACGCGTCGGCAGGAAGTACCGCATTCATCACCACGCCGATCAGGCCAAGAGCAGACGTGATGATAATGCCGCCATACGGCACATGATGCTTGTTCATGCGCGCGGCGAACCTCGGACCCGAGCCGGCCACAGCCAGTGAGCGCAGCGTACGGCCAGTGGAATACAAACCAGCGTTCAGGGAGGAAAGCGCCGCGGTGAGCACCACAACCTGAATCACATCTCCGGCATGCGGAATGCCAATGCCGGAGAAGAACGTGACGAACGGAGATTCGTTCGACGAGTAAGCGGTGTATGGCAGCACCAGCGCCATAAGCACTACGGAACCCACGTAAAACACGAAAATACGGATGATCATCGAATTAATAGCCTTCGGCAGCACCTTTTCGGCGTCCTTCGCCTCACCTGCAGCCACGCCAACCATTTCGGTACCGCCGAACGCGAACACTACACCGAGGGTCAGTGCGAACACTGGAGCGATACCATTCGGGAACAGGCCGCCATTGTCGGTGATGTTCGCGACACCGGCATGCGCATCGCCAACCGGAGCGCCCGTGACAATCGCCCAAATCGCAATGACCATGAACGAGATGATCGTAGCCACCTTGATAGCAGCGAACCAGAATTCCGCCTCACCGAACATCTTCACGCTCAGCAGATTCAACACGAACACCAACGCCAACGCGCACAAGGCAATCAGCCATTGAGGCACCCCCTGGAACGCCTTCCAATAGTGGAAATATACGGCGACGGCGGTGATGTCAGCCATAACCGTGACTGACCAGTCCAGGAAGAACAGCCAGCCGGTCACATACGCGCCCTTCTCGCCCAGGAATTCGCGGGCATATGAAACGAACGCGCCCGACGACGGACGGCGAATCGCAAGCTCACCCAACGCACGCACCATCAAGAACGCGAAAATGCCGCACACCGCGTATGCGATCGCAAGACCCGCGCCACCTTGCACAAGACGGCCGCCCGCACCCAAAAACAGGCCGGTGCCAATGGAACCGCCAATCGCAATCATCTGAATATGACGCGGCTTCAAATCCTTCGCATAACCAGCATCGCTTTTATCCTGCTTCTGCGCGGACGACTGCTGCGTCGCGTTTGACGATGTATTGGAGTTACTCATAGTAGTAGTTCTTTTCTCTGATTTCTTTTATTATTTTTGACTGCACGTCGCAATTTTCCGGCGGAAGCTGTTTCGTGAAAGCGGGCCGTATCACCGCCATTATCGCTACCTCTGTGTGGATGCCGCGTACATTATATGGACCGTCCGTTACCGAACGTTGATATTTTGCCCATAGTGCGTCAGCAGTCACGGTCCGTGCCTTTCGTTCGGTGCAAAGATGTCCGATTCTGGAGAAACGAACATTCAAACATGCGTTTTGTTGTCTTGCTTGTCCGTTTCTGGTGAATCGGACAAGCAGATGCATGTTTCGGTATCCCACGTGTCCGATTCTGCAGAATCGGACATCCAAAAACAGAAAACGCTGCGAATGGGACGGGCCTAAAAATCCAAAGGGCGAAACCAGAAGAAAACAAGGCGAAGAAGTCGTAAGAAAGTACGTAAGCACCCCTGTTGCAAATGCAGGGAATGCATTAGGCTAGAGCGCGTGACTGAAACTAATGAACTTCGTATTGCTGTAATCGGCGCCGGCCCTGCAGGCGTCTACTCCTCCGACATTTTCCTGCGCCAGTTGAAGAAGCTCGGCGAGGAGCTTGGCCTCGGTACTGCCGCGCGCATCGACCTGTTCGAAAAGCTGCCGGTGCCGTTCGGTCTGGTGCGCTACGGAGTGGCCCCCGACCACCCGTCCATCAAATTCATCGCGTCGGCGCTCGAAAAGACGCTCGACAACCCCGACATCCACCTGTATTGCGACGTGGAATTCGGCAAGGACGTGACCCTCGACGAGCTGCTTGAGCGTTACGATGCCGTGCTGTTCGCCACCGGTGCCGTTGAGGACAAGCCTCTTGGACTGCCGGGTGCCGACCTGGATGGCGTGTATGGCGCAGCCAAGTTTGTGGAATGGTACGACGGTTATCCGACCGGCGCTCGCGAATGGCCGCTTGAAGCTGAGGAAGTCGCCGTGATCGGCGGCGGCAACGTGGCCATGGATGTGGCGCGCGAACTCATGCGCAATGCCGACGATCTGAAGGAACGCACTGACATTCCAGACAATGTGTACGAGGGCATCAAGGCGAACAAGGCTCGCGTGCTGCACCTGTTCATCCGCCGCGGTGTGGCGCAAGCCAAGTTCTCCGTACAGGAATTGCGTGAGATGGAGAAGCTGCCGGGAGTGCAGCTGATCATTAACGAAGACGATTTCGATTTGGATGAAGACACGATTGAAGAGGCCGGCAAAGACAAGCTGACCCGT
This window of the Bifidobacterium pseudocatenulatum DSM 20438 = JCM 1200 = LMG 10505 genome carries:
- a CDS encoding HAD-IC family P-type ATPase; this translates as MRRIIDICWRLCKQVPLLPITILSAIPLALLGEWKPWGEAAWDSWISQVGVDGLSAFNPGVGQWIVIALVAYTIVVTVRGMIDDLRHGHVGVDLLAVVAIASTVAVQEYWAAWAVVLMISSGEAIEEFAQSKAESNLTALIDAAPRTAHVVVLPGMRGHVHASGSEHTADVTADGFRTVRVSDSGETDNQDGEKRAFASESPETDTKGASQTYDAAGERFETVPVDQVQLGDVILVLPGETVPVDGELLSGVATLDLSNINGEPVPREVYAGARVMSGAVNGSTTLTMRATQLAHDSQYQKILELVSSAQESRPAVVKTADMLAVPFTVLSLAIAGIAWVVSGLPLRFAQVLVLATPCPLLIAAPVAYVAGTGRLAKAGILIKAQDVLENLGRVSHIFFDKTGTLTVKQPQVVRVEKPFGTSSPFNEDHILMMAGVVESYSVHILSKGIAAAGRKAMDDLYARYASGQRLCAERDLPGHGRDYPVVKNIVEDSGKGVSGEVNGHRVRVGRFAYATADESGFMPVLHMPNATYHVSDSPESDNQTGEMYARMSDSPETDIQRTEMRAYVSDSPESDTLGTRGGVSGEGRSTVVAPSVSVAAAQTASARKPETVGSLFAPLAPDEMAAYVAIDGKLAARIVLRDVPRANTKRSLARLHELGIKELSMLTGDKAASARIIANEVGIDDVQSELFPEDKVAAVKNATESMRQNQSMPARIIQRITGESKNRQVTMMVGDGVNDAPVLAVADIGMAMTDGTSTAASESAQVVIMNDDIASVPRAIAIARRTKNVMLQAVLIGLGLAIIGMVAAAFNLIPVVVGAFMQEVIDVVSILWALTVLFDRGESA
- a CDS encoding asparaginase codes for the protein MRIHITYTGGTIGMIDSPNGLIPGADTRGWLFRLLEDAHMDASLFTFTELDPLIDSSNATPDNWQTMVDDLRAHHDDADAFVVLHGTDTMSYSSAALSYALADFGKPVIFTGSQHPLGKIESDATANVTGALNAAMSGRFHGVGLFFGHHLFAGNRVSKSSSWAFEGFSAPSVGPLARTGTPWHWYAGDAASAGYGWTSPQPYSRHDVAVIDMAPGISAARLEAMLTPRPEAVLLRAYGVGNVPSDEPGLTDVIADVLHDGVPVVIASQCQQAEVLLGHYETGDAIARAGAIGSGDMTLEATYAKIMFLLSQGVTRVDFGKWMRVSIAGEISPSSL
- a CDS encoding amino acid permease, translating into MSNSNTSSNATQQSSAQKQDKSDAGYAKDLKPRHIQMIAIGGSIGTGLFLGAGGRLVQGGAGLAIAYAVCGIFAFLMVRALGELAIRRPSSGAFVSYAREFLGEKGAYVTGWLFFLDWSVTVMADITAVAVYFHYWKAFQGVPQWLIALCALALVFVLNLLSVKMFGEAEFWFAAIKVATIISFMVIAIWAIVTGAPVGDAHAGVANITDNGGLFPNGIAPVFALTLGVVFAFGGTEMVGVAAGEAKDAEKVLPKAINSMIIRIFVFYVGSVVLMALVLPYTAYSSNESPFVTFFSGIGIPHAGDVIQVVVLTAALSSLNAGLYSTGRTLRSLAVAGSGPRFAARMNKHHVPYGGIIITSALGLIGVVMNAVLPADAFEIVMNLAGIGIAGTWAAILVTHLAFLKKVKTGEEIRPDYHMPGAPYTNYISLIFFAVVVLSNLTSAAGRWTLAMFVVVVIAMVAGWFYMRGRINGDLMDEMLDNNGNDVPDVLETTEVPGK
- a CDS encoding FAD-dependent oxidoreductase produces the protein MTETNELRIAVIGAGPAGVYSSDIFLRQLKKLGEELGLGTAARIDLFEKLPVPFGLVRYGVAPDHPSIKFIASALEKTLDNPDIHLYCDVEFGKDVTLDELLERYDAVLFATGAVEDKPLGLPGADLDGVYGAAKFVEWYDGYPTGAREWPLEAEEVAVIGGGNVAMDVARELMRNADDLKERTDIPDNVYEGIKANKARVLHLFIRRGVAQAKFSVQELREMEKLPGVQLIINEDDFDLDEDTIEEAGKDKLTRQMVEELFTIREMAEDMEDDGDVDYEGNTADRKYYVHFNSAPVEVLGEDGKVVGIRVEKTETSADGKMSRTGEFEEYPVQAVYHAIGYKPATAPGIAYDERHAHLANANGDGRITTTASAEDGAQVRERLYATGWAKRGPVGLIGSTKSDALLIVTNMLEDLSKAAEGGRVAADRDPESIDRLLASRGVKPIDFAGWKKVDAYERADGAKEGREHKKVIDPEQMRALAHA